One segment of Pleomorphomonas sp. PLEO DNA contains the following:
- a CDS encoding dihydroorotase translates to MSQPTSRTAQTRPLWLTNAHVVDPSQGIDGPGAVLMIDGRIAAAGPSAENNGAPEGTEVVDCRGFVAAPGLVDLCAHIGEPGHEHRETFASAGRAAAAGGITTLVAMPDTEPCIDDPALVDFVATRARRTSVVRVRVMAALTKGQEGGELTEFGLLGEAGAVGFTSGRGTIANAQVLRRALTYAKDFGALVCNRPEDMALKGAAVMNLSETAVRLGLQGIPAEAETIMLARDLRLARLAGGRYHASLLSAAESPELMTWAKDRGIAATASVSVAHLTLNEMDIGAYRTFFKLSPPLRAEADRLALVEAVKTGAIDVIVSNHDPQDVETKRLPFAEAADGAIGLETFLSAGLRLVHDGSLTLPRLIEVMSTRPAKIAGLDAGTLKKGAPADVVVFDPDEPWVLNAKDIFSKAKNTPYDGARFTGRVRRTYVGGSPVFER, encoded by the coding sequence ATGAGCCAGCCAACGAGCAGAACAGCCCAGACACGTCCGCTCTGGCTGACCAACGCCCATGTCGTCGATCCCTCGCAAGGCATCGACGGCCCCGGCGCCGTGCTGATGATCGATGGCCGCATCGCCGCCGCCGGTCCATCGGCTGAGAATAATGGCGCGCCTGAAGGCACCGAGGTCGTTGATTGTCGCGGGTTCGTCGCAGCGCCCGGCCTCGTCGATCTTTGCGCCCATATCGGCGAACCCGGACACGAACACCGCGAGACGTTCGCCTCGGCCGGCCGAGCCGCCGCCGCCGGCGGCATCACCACGCTCGTCGCCATGCCGGATACCGAACCTTGCATCGATGATCCGGCACTGGTTGATTTCGTGGCGACCCGCGCCCGCCGGACGTCCGTGGTGCGCGTCCGCGTCATGGCCGCACTGACCAAAGGCCAGGAAGGCGGCGAGCTTACCGAATTCGGCCTGCTGGGTGAGGCCGGGGCCGTCGGCTTTACGTCGGGGCGCGGTACCATTGCCAACGCCCAGGTGCTGCGCCGAGCCCTGACTTACGCCAAGGATTTCGGTGCCCTCGTCTGCAACCGGCCGGAAGACATGGCGCTGAAGGGCGCCGCCGTCATGAACCTGTCGGAGACGGCGGTGCGACTTGGCCTGCAGGGCATCCCCGCCGAAGCCGAGACGATCATGCTGGCCCGCGATCTCCGCCTTGCCCGCCTTGCCGGTGGCCGCTACCACGCCTCGCTGCTGTCGGCTGCCGAATCGCCTGAATTGATGACCTGGGCCAAGGATCGGGGCATCGCTGCAACGGCCTCCGTCTCCGTCGCCCATCTCACGCTGAATGAGATGGACATCGGCGCCTACCGTACCTTCTTCAAGCTGTCGCCGCCGCTGCGCGCCGAAGCCGACCGCCTCGCCCTCGTCGAGGCGGTGAAGACCGGTGCGATCGACGTCATCGTTTCCAACCACGATCCCCAGGACGTCGAGACCAAGCGCCTGCCCTTCGCCGAGGCGGCCGATGGCGCCATCGGCCTGGAGACCTTCCTGTCGGCGGGCCTCAGGCTGGTGCATGATGGTTCATTGACGCTCCCTCGGCTGATCGAGGTGATGTCGACCCGGCCGGCCAAAATCGCCGGCCTTGATGCCGGCACTCTGAAAAAAGGTGCGCCGGCGGACGTCGTCGTGTTCGATCCGGACGAGCCGTGGGTGCTCAATGCCAAGGACATTTTCTCCAAGGCGAAGAACACGCCCTATGACGGCGCCCGTTTCACCGGCCGAGTCCGTCGCACCTACGTTGGCGGCTCCCCGGTGTTCGAACGCTGA
- a CDS encoding methyl-accepting chemotaxis protein, with protein sequence MNFLNTRSKILHRIILTASLIVVASFALFSATIYLLERQDLKDNVARNLAATGSSVASGTGNWFQGRLLIAGQAADAIGASKDMLGLVLAGKTMSAEFLSVYLGEENGAFTISPKADMPKDYDPRKRPWFIDTAKAMSTQLTEPYVDLATNKIVISACVPVSANGKLIGVFGGDFALDSLIERIKAANFGGIGQAFLVSSEGKILVHPDASLVGKPLSEAFAGLSGPTTGSVIETTFAGRDHVASFVAIEGLPVKWYVGVAVDSDMAYASLNKLGMTALVATIVATVLLLLALGFVLKRVVAEPITAMTAAMRSLAGGNLATSIPSLERHDEVGHMAAAVAVFRDNAEERDRLENSQRAAIGERERRAARAETLIQRFRAEATGTIGLVVDAAQRLEGSAQELMATAEGSEQSSGIAAAAAEQASGNVRSVAATCEELEASTNEIARQVGASQAVAGKARASANETRETVGKLLAATDQINQVVSLITAIAEQTNLLALNATIEAARAGEAGKGFAVVAAEVKSLANQTAKATEDISRKIGEIKLVSDNTVNAITEIGTIIEEVNTVSASITSAVTQQTGATGEISRNMQEAARGNSDLSRTIVELSNGAATTRSEAKTVLDAVTSLKATSVDLSHKVESFLTEIDAA encoded by the coding sequence ATGAATTTCCTGAATACTCGTAGCAAGATTTTACACCGGATCATCCTCACAGCCTCGCTCATCGTGGTTGCAAGCTTCGCGCTGTTCTCCGCGACCATCTACCTGCTGGAGCGACAGGACCTCAAAGACAACGTCGCTCGCAACTTGGCAGCCACCGGGAGCAGTGTCGCATCCGGGACCGGCAACTGGTTTCAGGGACGTCTGCTGATCGCCGGACAGGCCGCTGATGCCATCGGCGCCTCAAAGGACATGCTTGGCCTCGTTCTGGCGGGCAAGACGATGAGCGCGGAGTTCCTGTCGGTGTATCTCGGCGAAGAGAATGGCGCCTTCACCATCTCGCCCAAGGCCGACATGCCCAAGGACTACGACCCACGCAAGCGGCCTTGGTTCATTGACACCGCGAAAGCCATGTCGACCCAGCTCACCGAGCCATATGTCGACTTGGCGACCAACAAGATCGTCATTTCAGCCTGCGTGCCCGTCAGCGCCAACGGCAAGTTGATCGGCGTGTTCGGCGGCGACTTCGCGCTCGATTCGCTGATCGAACGCATTAAGGCCGCCAACTTCGGTGGTATCGGCCAAGCCTTTCTGGTCTCCTCGGAAGGCAAGATTCTTGTCCACCCAGACGCGAGCCTGGTCGGCAAACCACTGTCGGAAGCCTTCGCCGGCCTGTCGGGGCCTACGACAGGCAGCGTCATCGAGACCACCTTTGCCGGCCGCGACCACGTCGCAAGCTTCGTCGCCATCGAGGGGCTGCCGGTCAAGTGGTATGTCGGCGTCGCCGTCGACAGCGACATGGCCTATGCCAGCCTCAACAAGCTCGGCATGACAGCCCTCGTCGCCACCATCGTCGCCACGGTCCTGTTGTTGCTCGCCCTTGGGTTTGTGTTGAAACGCGTTGTTGCCGAACCGATCACCGCTATGACCGCCGCCATGCGCTCATTGGCCGGCGGCAACCTTGCGACCAGCATTCCCAGTCTCGAGCGCCACGACGAGGTAGGCCATATGGCCGCCGCCGTCGCCGTGTTCCGCGATAACGCCGAGGAGCGAGATCGCCTTGAGAACAGCCAACGCGCCGCCATCGGCGAACGCGAGCGTCGGGCCGCGCGCGCCGAGACGCTGATCCAGCGCTTCCGCGCCGAGGCAACGGGAACCATCGGGTTGGTTGTCGACGCGGCTCAACGTCTGGAAGGCTCTGCCCAGGAGCTGATGGCAACCGCCGAGGGCAGCGAACAAAGCAGTGGCATCGCCGCCGCCGCCGCCGAACAGGCATCGGGCAATGTCCGTTCCGTCGCCGCCACTTGCGAAGAACTGGAAGCTTCGACCAATGAGATCGCCCGCCAGGTCGGGGCCTCGCAGGCCGTGGCCGGCAAAGCACGTGCCTCGGCGAACGAAACGCGCGAGACGGTTGGCAAGTTGCTCGCGGCTACCGACCAGATCAACCAAGTCGTCAGCCTGATCACCGCGATTGCCGAACAGACCAACCTCCTCGCCCTCAATGCCACCATCGAAGCGGCACGGGCGGGCGAAGCTGGCAAGGGATTCGCAGTTGTCGCCGCCGAGGTAAAATCGCTCGCCAACCAGACGGCCAAGGCCACCGAGGACATCTCTCGCAAGATCGGTGAAATCAAGCTGGTGTCCGACAATACCGTCAATGCCATCACCGAGATCGGCACCATCATCGAAGAGGTGAACACGGTCTCCGCCAGCATCACTTCGGCCGTCACCCAGCAGACCGGCGCCACCGGCGAGATTAGCCGCAACATGCAAGAGGCGGCGCGCGGCAATAGCGATCTGTCGCGGACCATCGTCGAGCTCAGCAATGGGGCCGCCACGACCCGTTCCGAGGCGAAAACGGTGCTCGACGCCGTGACCTCGCTGAAAGCGACGTCGGTCGACCTCAGCCACAAGGTGGAGAGCTTCCTTACGGAGATCGACGCCGCCTGA
- a CDS encoding AbrB family transcriptional regulator: MFFPTPGSGFRASALRWAVLLSASAAISVVFEVFHLPAALLLGPMLAAILLGVNGRAVAMPKPAFMMAQGVVGTLMARAMPPTVLGEILAAWPVILIGVASVVLTANVIGYALARFRVLPGTTAVWGASPGAATAMVIMAEAYGGDTRLVAVMQYLRVLIVATSASLAARFYLDMTISGGTAAAWFPPVHWANLAGTLAVIGIGLAVSRIFRLTTGAMILPMLFAIGLQGAGVLTVELPPVLLAVSYAVCGWAIGSRFNREIIAYAARALPTILLAIVVLVAICAIYACVLASVTGVDFLTAYLATSPGGADSVAIIAASSNVDMSFVMAMQTMRFFMVLFTGPATARFIANRVRC; encoded by the coding sequence ATGTTTTTCCCGACGCCGGGCTCCGGCTTTCGCGCCAGCGCTCTCCGCTGGGCTGTCTTGCTCTCGGCATCCGCGGCAATCAGTGTCGTATTCGAGGTTTTCCATCTCCCGGCGGCGCTGCTGCTTGGGCCGATGCTGGCGGCGATCCTTCTTGGCGTCAACGGCAGAGCGGTGGCGATGCCTAAACCGGCCTTCATGATGGCGCAGGGGGTGGTTGGCACGCTGATGGCGCGGGCGATGCCGCCCACTGTGCTTGGTGAAATCCTTGCTGCGTGGCCAGTGATCCTGATCGGCGTGGCGTCGGTCGTCCTGACTGCCAATGTGATCGGTTATGCGCTGGCCCGTTTCCGCGTGTTACCCGGCACGACCGCCGTCTGGGGCGCTTCGCCGGGAGCGGCCACCGCCATGGTGATCATGGCCGAGGCCTATGGCGGCGACACACGCCTCGTCGCCGTCATGCAATATCTGCGGGTCTTGATCGTTGCTACCAGCGCGTCGTTGGCGGCGCGGTTCTACCTCGACATGACGATCTCAGGTGGCACGGCGGCCGCCTGGTTCCCTCCGGTTCATTGGGCAAACTTAGCCGGAACGCTGGCGGTGATCGGTATCGGTCTTGCTGTTTCGCGTATCTTTCGCCTAACCACCGGCGCGATGATTCTGCCGATGCTGTTCGCCATCGGCCTGCAGGGAGCGGGTGTGCTCACCGTCGAGTTGCCGCCCGTGCTGCTCGCGGTCTCCTATGCGGTCTGCGGCTGGGCGATCGGTAGCCGGTTCAATCGGGAGATCATCGCCTACGCGGCGCGTGCGCTGCCGACCATTCTTCTCGCCATCGTCGTGCTGGTCGCCATCTGCGCCATCTATGCCTGCGTCTTGGCGTCGGTGACCGGTGTCGACTTCCTGACGGCTTATCTAGCCACCTCGCCGGGTGGCGCCGATTCGGTGGCGATCATCGCCGCGTCGAGCAATGTCGACATGTCCTTTGTCATGGCCATGCAGACCATGCGCTTCTTCATGGTGCTATTCACCGGGCCGGCTACGGCCCGCTTCATCGCCAACCGGGTCAGGTGCTAA